One part of the Neodiprion virginianus isolate iyNeoVirg1 chromosome 3, iyNeoVirg1.1, whole genome shotgun sequence genome encodes these proteins:
- the LOC124299667 gene encoding uncharacterized protein LOC124299667: MNIDDTWSRCAKEFPSSRTVENDVSLLRKFDDSVARPVRGKRQLKFDNAMSSYKGVVAMDVALANIEQIEKTELVSQWIARGNYTPSIPESDPSCTPSPPVLVDETQWKNDSALSTPSEPPDLEKSPVFKCHKKIIRHTSVAGNRSETVNDDSMPDLTKSPIFAKSKFARDSKASTRSETVNDSSPNLLKSPIISKSKYSRASRRRRFGKLNKRKFDEIDRSSPNSSFAPKKSPILRRNSSLKRKKRRVILETLQKPNDNSSRNLYLPQKEKVCAVTTDLTLVSTTQALEASSTTNSLELSHDFCAKRDRTRKHIEHSIVNQAKEHFFPPRVDCNLESRHDSSIEVISLSLTSTKRNENLLSFVPSHQKDFKQHERLKELAVSSSKLDNTLSIDYNNILSQDIFREEKIAETPITVFQKERNLLSTSNGKDVESVPQEVEFICLPSIDEMNNEELSAPAFASAVEGATTHLGIENLLNSRVVPISEVNRALIKCVSAISSQDLFGDELSTTSPKPISTVSIHTQHRGVSTFDEERNLFSCQNDNQIDPLKMQSSDEEDIFSEPESSNYILPYPLEGKDELSLSSVAAPVIKIEEEHTQLNTVKEQLSGSVIQDTEPSPPRPMWGKMITRHSNNDQSTHENKFLILDSELSPKKEKFVTDTERIDYDTCSENGEVSPDVEQVRIGSAQESESDKTVSDIIEEPITQDYLQQAKCSTLTAALLMKTVSTCSKISESSSPKERSSVIDISTEITPPQSQGSSAPAPELLDSAKKKKFRPKKGSLSARLRKLISGQVSCVRLWRHQMSQDSTFQKSSAPCTTLKVIETWVECGKNFYNSTVLDDSYNLLNGCFDKPIESAENKDNTTRNLVVMTNSDFVGSVKLLPGSVFNVHLPWEIFNRNSRKGNIILHALYFRIVTNPVEVKSKLDSHTELCCRELTCTKVIHEYDCSCLQSGKIDDSCLVKFTSQRIDVMGEIFKGYIQSMQYITMSAAQDRPELYEEVKLYKNAREREKHDNQADLFALVNTLQHLEKAYIRDCVTPKEYTAACSKLLVQYRAAFKQVQNEFKTIDVFVKAFRLDCPAALERIKEDRPITIKDDKGNTSKCIADIVSLFITLMDKLRLEIKAMDELTPDLRDLMDTMNRLSLLPSDFDGKQKVSGWLQTLNSMSASDELSETQVRQLLFDLETSFNAFNQILHNS, encoded by the exons ATGAACATCGACGAT aCATGGTCTAGATGCGCAAAGGAGTTTCCGTCCTCAAGAACGGTGGAAAATGATGTTTCGTTGTTAAGAAAATTCGACGACTCAGTCGCAAGGCCGGTCAGAGGAAAAAGACAGCTGAAGTTTGACAATGCGATGTCCTCTTACAAAGGTGTCGTGGCCATGGATGTTGCCTTGGCAAATATCGAGCAGATAGAGAAGACAGAATTAGTCTCTCAATGGATAGCAAGGGGGAACTATACACCGTCGATACCAGAGAGTGATCCTAGCTGTACACCGTCACCTCCTGTATTAGTCGATGAAACTCAATGGAAAAACGACAGTGCATTGTCAACGCCCAGCGAGCCTCCAGATCTCGAAAAATCCCCTGTGTTTAAATGTCACAAAAAGATTATTCGGCATACCTCGGTAGCCGGTAATAGATCCGAAACAGTCAATGATGATTCTATGCCAGATTTGACAAAGTCTCCAATTTTTGCTAAGTCCAAGTTTGCCAGAGATAGCAAAGCTAGCACCAGATCCGAAACAGTCAATGATTCTAGCCCAAATTTGCTAAAATCTCCAATTATCAGCAAGTCTAAGTATAGCAGGGCTAGCAGAAGACGCAGATTTGGTAAACTGAACAAACGGAAGTTCGATGAAATCGACCGCTCGTCTCCAAACTCTTCGTTTGCTCCTAAAAAGTCTCCCATATTACGAAGAAACTCGTctttgaaaaggaaaaagcgCCGAGTTATATTAGAAACGCTTCAGAAACCAAACGATAATTCATCTAGAAATTTGTACTTACCTCAGAAAGAAAAAGTCTGTGCAGTTACAACAGATTTGACACTGGTCTCTACTACTCAAGCGTTAGAAGCGTCTTCCACAACAAATAGTTTAGAATTGAGCCATGACTTCTGCGCTAAGCGGGATCGAACTAGAAAACATATAGAACATTCAATTGTAAaccaagcaaaagaacatttttttcctcctcgtGTAGACTGCAATTTAGAATCAAGACATGATAGTAGCATCGAAGTTATTTCCCTATCTCTCACCTCAACAAAACGGAATGAAAACCTTTTATCTTTTGTTCCATCACACCAGAAAGACTTCAAGCAGCATGAGAGACTAAAAGAGTTAGCTGTTTCTTCTTCTAAATTAGACAACACATTAAGTATAGACTACAATAACATATTGAGTCAGGATATCTTCAGGGAGGAGAAAATTGCTGAAACCCCTATAACTGTCTTTCAGAAAGAACGAAATCTGCTGTCAACTTCTAACGGCAAGGATGTGGAATCGGTACCGCAAGAGGTAGAGTTTATTTGCTTACCTTCTATAGACGAAATGAACAATGAAGAACTTTCAGCTCCAGCCTTTGCATCAGCTGTTGAAGGCGCCACAACTCATCTTGGCATTGAGAATCTTTTGAATTCAAGAGTAGTTCCTATCTCTGAAGTTAATCGAGCGCTGATCAAGTGCGTTAGTGCCATATCAAGCCAGGATCTCTTTGGTGACGAGCTGAGTACGACAAGTCCGAAGCCAATATCAACAGTTTCTATTCATACCCAACACCGGGGGGTATCGACATTTGACGAGgagagaaatttattttcttgtcaAAATGACAACCAAATTGATCCACTTAAAATGCAATCTAGTGATGAGGAGGACATTTTTAGTGAACCAGAATCATCTAATTATATCTTACCTTATCCACTGGAAGGAAAAGATGAACTTTCCCTATCTTCAGTTGCTGCACCAGTgataaaaatagaagaagaacATACTCAATTGAATACAGTTAAAGAACAATTATCTGGCAGCGTTATTCAAGATACAGAGCCATCCCCTCCACGCCCAATGTGGGGAAAAATGATCACGCGACATTCAAACAACGACCAATCCAcacatgaaaataaattcttgaTTCTTGATTCAGAACTCAGTCCAAAGAAGGAAAAGTTTGTTACAGATACAGAGCGTATCGACTACGACACCTGTAGTGAGAATGGTGAAGTCAGTCCTGATGTTGAACAGGTCAGAATAGGTTCAGCACAAGAATCTGAGAGTGACAAAACTGTCAGCGATATCATTGAAGAACCCATAACTCAGGATTATCTACAACAAGCAAAATGTAGTACCCTGACGGCTGCATTGTTAATGAAAACTGTATCTACATGTTCGAAAATTTCTGAATCATCATCACCAAAAGAACGTTCGTCTGTCATCGATATAAGCACTGAGATTACACCCCCACAATCTCAAGGGTCTTCTGCCCCAGCTCCAGAGCTACTGGATTctgcaaagaaaaagaagttcCGACCAAAGAA AGGAAGTTTAAGCGCAAGACTGCGGAAGTTAATTAGTGGGCAGGTGTCCTGCGTTCGGCTATGGCGACATCAAATGTCTCAAGATTCAACATTTCAGAAGTCATCAGCGCCTTGTACAACACTGAAAGTTATCGAAACGTGGGTGGAGTGCgggaaaaacttttataataGTACAGTACTTGACGATTCTTACAATTTGTTGAATGGTTGCTTCGACAAACCCATTGAGAGTGCTGAAAACAAGGACAATACAACAAGAAATCTGGTCGTCATGACAAATTCAGATTTTGTGGGATCAGTTAAACTCCTGCCCGGGTCTGTTTTCAATGTTCACTTACCCTGGGAAATTTTTAACCGGAACTCACGGAAAGggaatataatattacacgCTTTGTATTTTAGGATTGTGACTAATCCTGTTGAAGTCAAGTCTAAACTAGACTCGCATACAGAGTTATGCTGCCGTGAACTTACATGTACTAAAGTAATTCACGAGTATGATTGTTCCTGTTTACAAAGTGGGAAGATCGATGATTCTTGTTTAGTGAAATTCACGAGTCAGAGAATAGACGTGAtgggtgaaattttcaaaggaTA CATTCAGTCGATGCAGTAC atAACCATGTCCGCTGCTCAAGATCGCCCAGAGCTCTACGAGGAGgtgaaattgtacaaaaatgcTAGGGAGCGCGAAAAGCACGACAATCAAGCGGATTTATTTGCACTGGTGAATACTCTGCAACATTTGGAAAAGGCTTATATCAGAGACTGCGTTACACCGAAGGAATACACAGCTGCCTGTAGTAAACTGCTTGTTCAATATAGGGCGGCTTTCAAACAG gTACAAAACGAATTCAAAACCATTGATGTGTTTGTAAAAGCTTTTCGCCTCGACTGCCCAGCAGCATTGGAGAGGATCAAGGAAGACCGTCCGATAACGATAAAAGATGATAAAGGCAACACTTCGAAATGCATTGCGGATATTGTGTCGCTATTTATAACCCTAATGGACAAGCTTCGTCTTGAAATTAAAGCTATGGATGAGTTAACTCCAGACTTGAGGGATCTCATGGATACTATGAATAGACTCAGCCTATTACCGAGTGACTTTGATGGAAAACAGAAAGTTTCCGGATGGCTGCAGACTCTGAACAGCATGTCCGCCTCAGACGAGCTATCAGAGACCCAAGTTCGACAACTCCTTTTCGATCTTGAAACGTCATTCAATGCGTTTAATCAGATACTTCATAATTCCTAA